Below is a window of Tolypothrix bouteillei VB521301 DNA.
GGAGCTAGGTTTCAATCCCGTTGCCGGGAATCGCTACGTTTCAAGGGTTGTAATGCGTCCCGAGCACCTATAAGCCTTAATGTTTCAATCCCGTTGCCGGGAATCGCTACGTTTCAAGCGTATCGGGGTACAAGGGTCATTTACGGGATAAAAGTTTCAATCCCGTTGCCGGGAATCGCTACGTTTCAAGTCTCCTTGAAGGAGAGCTAATTCATGCCCCAGAACTGTTTCAATCCCGTTGCCGGGAATCGCTACGTTTCAAGCTTAAATCCGAAAATTGCCTTTGCACAGTCGGGGATGTTTCAATCCCGTTGCCGGGAATCGCTACGTTTCAAGCCTCAGAAGTGGCGTTTTTACTGGCTTTTACCGAGGCGATCGTTTCAATCCCGTTGCCGGGAATCGCTACGTTTCAAGTCCGCCAACTGAAACCCTTATAGAGCAAGGATTCTACTAGAAGTTTTGGCAGATCGAAAAAATGACCTCATTTCAGCCTCGCTTCTTGACATAAAATGTCAATAATGGAGAATCGCAAAATGCTACAACTATTAACTTGTCTAGGTTCTGGCGATTTTGGCAGAACCCCCTAGGTTTTAGACTTCGCTTCGGTTTGCCAAACATCAATCTAGTAACATTATAGACGGACTGCATCCGGGCGTCCAGCGATCGATTAGATATCTTCATGTTAATTGTAGCGATCGCCCCCCTAGTTCTATTCAATCCTCAATACGGTATTCAGCCAACCGAACTTGCCACCATCACATCACTTACTAGGTAAATTATCCGGGTCAAAACCGAGCGATCGCAAATACTGCGCCAATTGTTGAGCCCGTTGTCGTTCTTGTTCAGCTCTTAGTTGCTCTTGTTGAGCACGTTGTCGTTCTTGTTCGGCTCTTAGTTGCTCTTGTTGAGCACGTTGTCGTTCTTGTTCGGCTCGCAGCCGTTCTTGCTGGGCTTGTTCTTCTCCTGTCAAATAGCGCTCGCCCCTTTCGTTGTACCATGACAATAACTCTTGGGGAATGCCAGCAGCTATCCCTTGATATCTTCCAATCCCCAAACCGATTTCACTCATCCAGTAGGGTTCACCTATCTGCAACTTATATTCACCATCTACTAACTTATACACTTCAAAAGGTTGATGTTGGTCGCGTCGCCAAAATTCGGGATTATAAATTACGTAGTACAACACACCCAGTTTGGTGTAGATGTCCATCTTTTCATCATATTCGCCCCCTGGTGTGTGCGACACCATTTCCAACACCAGTATGGGAACTACCCAGTTTTCTTCCCAAACTGCGTAAGAACGGCGAGACTTACCACCTTTTTTGCGTTCTACCCCCACGCTTAAAAAAGCATCTGGCACTACGGGTACTTTGGGACTGACTCCTGTCGTGTGATAAACTGCCATATCTACCCCAAAATACCAATCTGTACGATTTGCCCAAATTGAGTTCAGTAAAAATAGTAAGACGTTGGGCAAAAAGTTTTGGTCTTCGTTATCCACAGGTGTATCGTCACTACAAGGCAATTCGTCAGTGCTTGGTAACGCATTTTTGAGATCTTTTGACAGCATAGTCTTTGTCTCGCTGGCGTTCAGTTTCTCAATTATAGTGTAGGTGTTTAGCGTTTAATAAACCGTTCCGACAATTTCAAAGTAACTTGAAACTGAGGTTACTCAGAATTTCAGGCAAGTACTTGCATCCTTGTTAAATATTGTAGAGTCGCAATGCGTTCGGCTGAGTGTTGCGACCAATCACTCTTGAAATCCATTTTTTGCTCGGCATAAAATTCCTTCATAATCATGCCGGATGGCACTATCAGAACTGAGTACATTGATTGAGCAAGGTATCGATTCCGTGTCAGCAAAAAGAGGTGAAGTCATTGGTATTGTAACAGGACCCAAATAATCTTCAATGCGTTAAAGAATATCTCTAGGAATATTTGAAAAGAAGTCTAGTCCTGTCAAGTCACTTCAAATCTCGTGGCGATATCAATTAATGGGTTGATGTCATCAATGGGGATACGAGAAATGGTGTTGGCTACAGTGGATTTTGCAACTTGCTTGTACTTCACAATGTCGAGAACAGCTTCCAGAGAGGACTCAATAGAACCTTGCAACCATGCGGGGAATCTAGAGCAGTGTTCGCCTGCAAAGAACAGGGTGTTTTGGGGTCTTTGTGCTGCCAAGTAGTTGGATTTGCTGTCATCCCAGTGAATGGTGCATCTTCAGCACTTGACCGTTGATGTTCATTTTGGCATTGCTTTCCTCAAACACGGTCATAAATTTGCACAGATTGTCAGCGGCCAATGTAGCTGGTTATTCCGGCTCTTCAGCAATTGTCCACTGCCACATTCTTATAAGAAATTTGCTTAGCCTGTACTCTTCCCGATCCCATTGACCATTGACCCCCTGCCATACAAATGGATTGGGTTTGCTCGCATCTGCTTTGATTATTCCCCAACAGGCAATACCTTGATTTTCCTGCATAAACACAAGTTTGTCATCAACCCATTCAAGTTCTTCTATTGTTAGTAACTGATTGTGGGTGATATTGAGCCAATGATCGCCAGTTAATGCATAATATTCAAAAAGAGCTTTGGGAATTGTTAATTTCTGTTGTTCTAGTTTCTTCCACACTGCATCATAGCCAAGACCATCTGATGGATGGAGTGATAAATTT
It encodes the following:
- a CDS encoding Uma2 family endonuclease; amino-acid sequence: MLSKDLKNALPSTDELPCSDDTPVDNEDQNFLPNVLLFLLNSIWANRTDWYFGVDMAVYHTTGVSPKVPVVPDAFLSVGVERKKGGKSRRSYAVWEENWVVPILVLEMVSHTPGGEYDEKMDIYTKLGVLYYVIYNPEFWRRDQHQPFEVYKLVDGEYKLQIGEPYWMSEIGLGIGRYQGIAAGIPQELLSWYNERGERYLTGEEQAQQERLRAEQERQRAQQEQLRAEQERQRAQQEQLRAEQERQRAQQLAQYLRSLGFDPDNLPSK